One genomic window of Cheilinus undulatus linkage group 7, ASM1832078v1, whole genome shotgun sequence includes the following:
- the c7h1orf53 gene encoding uncharacterized protein C1orf53 homolog: MFHQNYQGKTFVSRLILLHVQFNTRRVTMSIPSQSEKSWRNRSRLQINADRRDTDLSGEVANSPRADSDQAERKFTEEELTIHRVHTEACQAKKQMYVDPSSGYKVFTEYAHLQRGKCCGSACRHCPYGQVNVKDPAMKKHFNSLFYV, from the exons ATGTTTCACCAGAATTATCAGGGAAAAACGTTCGTCAGCAGATTGATTCTCCTCCATGTCCAGTTTAATACACGCCGTGTAACAATGTCAATACCGAGTCAGTCAGAGAAAAGCTGGAGAAACAGGAGCAGGCTGCAGATCAATGCAGACAGGAGGGACACAGACCTCAGTGGCGAGGTGGCAAACAGCCCGAGGGCTGACAGCGACCAGGCTGAGAGAAAGTTCACAGAGGAGGAGCTGACCATCCACAGAGTGCACACAGAGGCGTGTCAG GCAAAGAAGCAGATGTATGTCGACCCTTCCAGTGGGTACAAGGTGTTCACAGAGTATGCCCACCTTCAGAGAGGGAAGTGCTGTGGCAGCGCGTGCAGACAT TGTCCATATGGCCAAGTCAACGTGAAGGACCCTGCCATGAAGAAACATTTTAACTCTCTGTTTTATGTGTAG